Below is a window of Ornithodoros turicata isolate Travis chromosome 7, ASM3712646v1, whole genome shotgun sequence DNA.
gggagtatatatgctatattctattaattatcatgatgatgatgttccctgattatgcgaatttgttgcttacctggttgtggttacattgtgtatggttgactcaaattcgacgaggaacttcgaaaacgtcatgtggggttggctcttgaatgtcatgcgcagcgaattatgccacccttcggcgtgattgtttgtgcggagatcgtccttatccgcaaactaattccagagatgaacgttggtaagccactgccgctcgaagtagtcacgtaaaggcaaaggaccgcaagtttcctttcagatccctagatgtttccaagaaagatcactgacattgggaaacgcggtatttagcgagaacacagttagtgaaaacaacacatcgttaactggacggtcactgtaggtcagcggtcctgtgaacgggtttgtgttttctgtgattccccgtttggtcgataatccatttgctttcatgaatacagtcacctgccattcatccagtgtcaaaatggcctgtactttcatgaatacagccaggcagtcgcctgccgaaaggagcagagccttagggaattcccccatttggacgaaatgggctattggacggtacgggtattggacgcgctgggcaagtttctcctcgcctgttcatttcgtccaagcgttcagtacgtccgatttttttcggacgaattaaatatttggacgttgtgagtacttggacgaaataaacgtttggactACGCTAAAATGCAGAGGATTCTCGATGATGCTTCCCATTTCATCACGCTGCCGAATGATCCTACCCAGAAATCTGAACGCCGTCTTGTCGACCACCTCCGTGACCTCAAGAAAAAGGAACGCCTCGATGAAGTGACGTATCGACGCCTGTTCTCGTCGGATGGTTAACACCCAGACTCTACGGCCTCCCCAAAATTCACAAGCCTGATTGCCCCTTACGACCTATCGTTTCTTTTATTGGATCCCCAACATACAACCTGTCAAGACACCTTGTGGATTTAATCACCCCAGTCACCGGACGGAATGGTCTGACACTGTCTAACTCCAAGGAGTTCGTTCGCTTGATTCAAGATCAAGTCGTCGATGACAACGACATCATGGTCTCTTTTGATGTTGTCTCCCTTTTCACTAACGTCCCCACAGCGTTAGCAGTGAAAGTGGCTGAAGCACGACTACGTGACGACAGCACCCTTCCCACACGTACGTCTCTCACAGTGGAGGACATTATCATCCTGCTACGCTTCTGTCTGAACCAATCCCATTTTTCGTTCCGGGGGCAGGTCTACCATCAGATTGAAGGTTGTCCTATGGGCAGCCCGGTGTCCGTGACAATGGCTAATCTCGTCATGGAATATGTTGAAGAATCTGCCTTCCAACGATTTACCCACAACATCAAGTTCTACCGACGGTATGTCGACGACACTTTCGTGATCCTAAATCGCAACCTCCTAGACGAATTCCATTCGACCCTGAACAGCATTGAACCGTCCATTCAGTTCACTTGCGAACTTGAATAGGAGAACCGGCTCCCCATCCTGGACGTGTCCGTACGCAGGCTCACCACCGGCCTGATTCAAACTTCCATCTACCGCAAGCCCTGTGATACTGGTAATTTCCTAAatttcgaatcctaccatccgATTGAACACAAACGCAGTGTAGTGAGAACCCTGCTTCAACGCTGTGAAGATTTCGCCTCTTGCCCGGAACAACGTACGTCAGAGGAGATGATAATCAAGGAGTCACTCATGAAACGAGGATACCCGCTACGTTTCTTTGAgaacacacgaaaacgcatgcaCGAACCCAGGACCCGAAGGAAAGACGATTTCCGACACGGCATCGTCACCATCCCATACGTCAAAGGTGTATCAGAATCCATTCGGCGAGCCCTCCTCCCGTTAAAAATCAAGACTGTATTCAAGCCCTGCCTGAAACTTCGTTCACTGATTTCTAAGCCAAAAGACCATATTCCCCCTGAGTCCCAGACGGGTGTTGTGTATAAAGTACAGTGTCTCGGTTGCGAGGTGTCCTACAttgcagagttgtacgtaacgcgttactagtaattgcgttactagtaatcaattacttttttcagtaattttttaacgtaatcaattagttttgcgagcaagtaattttccaagtaatctgattccaattttcggtaatcgattactgagtaatcgattacattttttaccttctgtcaacaatggcaacccttttcagcaagccaatcagTTCTTCTGTTCCgccacgagttcgactgaagcaatgacgcagaggtcactgttaCTACCGTCTCTATATAGCCCACACGTGTTCCATACAcgccacagtaatatgataagcccttacaaccgcgacctactggggCAAcggtaaaataggtgactgtattgataaactgtgcgggctgaacataccaatagtaacaaaacgaagcgaatgtttcgatgttgttttaaatttgtatataaatctgtaataaacgcgtgtatgtgttttgtatgttgctttcaaatgtatttgtgaatttcacttatcatgtatgttggtgtctcatattaaaAGTTGCAACAAGAACTGCATGGTTGCGTTCACTGCAAGCTTGTTGGCTTTGcaatggcccacaatttaaaagtaacgggtaAAGTAACGGGTTACATTATTagtcggtaacgtattacatttttgatgaagtaatttgtaacggtaaagaattacttttcgcgcagtggtaacagtaattgtaatcaattacttttttcgagtaacgtgtacaactctgctaCATTGGAGAGACGGGCCGCAAGCGCagtacaagactaaaagagcacgaaCGAGATGTTCGCAACTCAACAAACGCAACGCGATCTAAGACAGAGCTCACCGAGCATTGTTGGAACATAGATCTATCTTTTGACTACACGAATGCTGTGACGTTAGCCAGAGAACAAAGGTGGGGCCCCAGGAAACTGCTTGAGTCATGGCACCTGCGAGGAGAACCttcagtgtgtaataccaatcgcGGCCCTCTCCCCGAAGTGTTCGCCGACCTGGTTAAGTAATCCGCTGGTTGCGGTCGCCTCTCATTTTGctttcactgatgatgtcccccgcatgggagacgaaacgtctgcattaaaattgtcatttgttgcgtcaagccggtgtgcaaTTTCGTTGTTTTCTGATCACAAATATTGTAGAACGCACGTATTTTGCTTACGTCCCGATGCACTACCACTATctagtgtgaagttgtgacaaacaTATAGGTCCTCTTTTtattagctctcagaacacagacactGCATTAACAAGGGCAGACAATGCTAACATGAATTTTTGGCTCCTCCTCAATGAAACATTCACTAATTGGGCACCTTCTTCAATGGTCGTTGATGCCAGTTAAAATTCTAAAACGTCATCAGAGACTACATCAGCTCctgcgtgtcagaaaggatTGTAGCTCCAACAGTGATCCGACTaaaagtaacaaaaatgtgcaaaggGCGAATTAACAGAATTAATGTAATGTACGTTCTacatcagacagtgaagcttgtaccaCCTCATCCATAGGAGACACTGTttggacagcaaaagtgcttgaactgggaggtAGTAGATAATCGGCTTGGTGGCCTTTGTTTTCCACTCTGAAACCGGAGGTTGTAATGTTGAGGGTAGATTTAAGAGAGGTGCCAAGGACGTCTGCATGAGAGCGCCCATGAAAAGTGGAATGTAGATCAATGCtgaaattataacatcacattgtcatacctgttggtggcagctGGACTGCAAGTGGCGtatcagcaatttcttcatgtagcagatgcaagccagacccAAATTCATTTCCACCTTCTtcgtgcacctgtggtaattcacaagTTAGGTTATCAATACTGCTGTGTTGTTAATCGTAGCTATTTCAGATGAAGCCCAGTAGCTAACggagctgcacaatcgattcacgAAGCTTCCTATTTTTACATCGCAGTAGTATTAACAAGACTGTTCTGCTATAGGAGCTATATTCTCCATAAACCCGAActtgaacctcgacttacctccATTTAGCTCTCTCTTTTTGCCTTGCTCCTCCGCATTTCAAAATTTGCGTGTACAGCATCTCACTTCAGACGATCTCGTGCTGACATTCCAAATTGACTCTGGGACTGCGCGTTGCCCATGATAACATTAATGGTCGAAATGCTTGGAGTAAATCGTTGCTTTCAGGGGTAGAACTCGGTCCGAACGGCAGTCAATCGCTGTCAGcaaagagcttcgcactgcttacTCTTTTGGTAACTTGTCGTAGGTACCACATGAATGCTCAGATGTATTGTTCTAACAGCCGcgagcgtagcaccgtcgcattctcGACAACTACACTGTGGCATATCACACATCACTACAGCTCATAAACAACACGGTCAGAACAAGGAAATACGCATTACAAACGATGTCGTGCAAAATAAACCTTCACATGTTACTTGTTTCCGGCGTTAGCAATAACCTAACAGTTGTTTGCCAATTCACAACGCACAGAACGAAACCAAATGAAGTCAAGCgcccaagccaagagtccatgccaagctaAGACAGTTAAAACGTAGAGCAGTGATGTTGGTGCTCCCCTGCCCAGGGTTTGCGCACGGTTTGACGGGCTGTCGGGAAACTAAAAAATATGTTTTTCTAGAAGCTACGAACGGCTGAACCGAACTATTTCGCACTCCTATTCAGCGACCCCTAATGGACACACAGCGTGTGTATGGTTCAATCCTGCTTTACTaaaaaatcggcatatctgacctttaagcatGTGAAAGGGTTGTTGATAAGACATGCTAGACACATGCGCTTTTCTTTATGACTGTGTTCTATGCATATATGTACATATGAGATCAGTTTACATAACATGAGAATTTTCTGATTCTTAAACACACGTTGTGACCTTGCAGTGAGATCGGCCGCAGCTTTCGGAGTTCATCTCCTCAGGAACATGACAAAGGACCAGCAACCCCGAGTAAACTTCAAAGGAGTCATGTGTGGAGTTGGCCTGTTTACCGAGACTCTAAAACAAGTGGATACATCCGACCTCCTCCTAAATCTTGGTCTGGTGGACCAGCACGGCTACGAAGAAATTACAAATAACATCAAGAAGATGAAAGAACTTGTAGGGTCGGGAAACGTGACGAAGGCCTTGAAAATATATACACAGACGTTTGGAACGACCACGAATTTCTCAGATCCCAAATTTCGACTTCGACGAACAGGGTTCCTCTACAATGGAAACGCAATGAAGCCAACAGAGCCAGAGGAACACCTCAAATTTGTTGAACTAATGAAGAACGAAACATTTCGAGAAGACATCCACGCCGGTAA
It encodes the following:
- the LOC135400493 gene encoding uncharacterized protein LOC135400493; its protein translation is MENGPVGINKEGELYKRNNSLYEDYDILYLDQPVGAGFSFPDNVTAYPTSLEDIASDMEKFLCLFFKIFKGYYNRDLYIAGESYGVTGRNGLTLSNSKEFVRLIQDQVVDDNDIMVSFDVVSLFTNVPTALAVKVAEARLRDDSTLPTRTSLTVEDIIILLRFCLNQSHFSFRGQVYHQIEGCPMGSPVSVTMANLVMEYVEESAFQRFTHNIKFYRRYVDDTFVILNRNLLDEFHSTLNSIEPSIQFTCELE